A single window of Halomicrobium zhouii DNA harbors:
- a CDS encoding TetR/AcrR family transcriptional regulator, with amino-acid sequence MTAEDSSKEEIMSATFDALCEHGYANLTMQSIADEFDKSKSLIHYHYDSKDDLLAAFMDHLLENFVEMVTGCGGQDPVEELRRMADIVVVGADDGNDANDFHTALLGLRAQAPYDEKLRDQLARNDARIRELIADIVRDGQEQGQFDESVDPEEFAALFRSAIEGAQAHGVVLGDAAPTDEVMAAVDDLLVNRLLVGGEGGEADGEEGGE; translated from the coding sequence ATGACCGCGGAGGACTCGTCGAAAGAGGAGATAATGTCGGCCACGTTCGACGCCCTCTGTGAGCACGGCTACGCGAACCTCACGATGCAGTCGATCGCGGACGAGTTCGACAAGAGCAAGTCGCTCATCCACTACCACTACGACTCCAAGGACGACCTGCTGGCGGCGTTCATGGACCACCTGCTGGAGAACTTCGTCGAGATGGTCACCGGCTGCGGCGGCCAGGACCCGGTCGAGGAACTCCGCAGGATGGCCGATATCGTCGTCGTCGGTGCTGACGACGGCAACGACGCCAACGACTTCCACACGGCGCTACTCGGCCTGCGTGCCCAGGCGCCGTACGACGAGAAGCTGCGCGACCAACTGGCGCGCAACGACGCGCGGATCCGCGAACTGATCGCCGACATCGTTCGTGACGGACAGGAGCAGGGACAGTTCGACGAGTCGGTCGACCCCGAGGAGTTCGCCGCGCTGTTTCGCTCGGCCATCGAGGGCGCCCAGGCACACGGCGTCGTCCTCGGTGACGCGGCCCCCACCGACGAGGTGATGGCTGCCGTCGACGACCTGCTCGTGAACCGGCTGCTGGTCGGCGGAGAAGGCGGTGAAGCGGACGGCGAGGAGGGCGGCGAGTGA
- a CDS encoding DUF7118 family protein produces the protein MVESVARLERADADRREAKSQVESVGEENLRDLREAVGDLREILTAYEDRAVRDEDFAAFIEFQDRIGHFTNDLPEDLPERETFEDIDDLLQQRRLVESDFEDARERLADAESALAPLEDWEDATDRYREARRAVGRRLDEVRDEIAERERLQRLGEADLDAPVERLRDPIETYDQNVREAFASFRSDSSAREVLDFLATTANFPLVPFERPPDDLRTFVRTHEAGTESIPQLLEYAGFSRSKLDHYVDDPDALKRAVATQQTYLERLDADPLTVGWPPPEADVLRWQCNERISVVGRFAPDVVPDLRAVRELTRREDYDRLRTSAQARDQLTDAERERLRSGAVEEELAELREEREQLEDALETYPDR, from the coding sequence ATGGTCGAGTCGGTCGCCCGCCTCGAACGCGCGGACGCGGACCGGCGGGAGGCGAAATCACAGGTCGAGTCCGTCGGCGAGGAGAACCTCCGCGACCTCCGCGAGGCCGTCGGCGACCTGCGGGAGATCCTCACCGCCTACGAGGACCGGGCCGTCCGCGACGAGGACTTCGCGGCCTTCATCGAGTTCCAGGACCGCATCGGCCACTTCACGAACGACCTCCCGGAGGACCTGCCCGAGCGAGAGACCTTCGAGGACATCGACGACCTGCTCCAGCAGCGCCGCCTCGTCGAGAGCGACTTCGAGGACGCCAGGGAGCGCCTGGCGGACGCCGAATCCGCGCTGGCGCCCCTGGAAGACTGGGAGGACGCCACCGACCGCTACCGCGAAGCCCGCCGCGCCGTGGGCCGCCGACTCGACGAGGTCCGGGACGAAATCGCCGAGCGGGAACGCCTCCAGCGTCTCGGCGAGGCCGACCTGGACGCACCCGTCGAACGCCTTCGAGACCCTATCGAGACGTACGACCAGAACGTGCGCGAGGCGTTCGCGTCGTTCAGATCCGACTCCTCGGCCCGCGAGGTGCTCGACTTCCTGGCGACGACGGCCAACTTTCCGCTCGTCCCCTTCGAGCGGCCGCCCGACGACCTCCGGACGTTCGTCCGGACCCACGAGGCCGGGACCGAGTCGATCCCCCAGTTGCTGGAGTACGCGGGCTTCTCCCGGTCGAAGCTGGACCACTACGTCGACGACCCCGACGCGCTCAAACGGGCGGTGGCTACCCAGCAGACCTACCTGGAGCGCCTCGACGCCGACCCGCTCACCGTCGGCTGGCCGCCGCCGGAAGCCGACGTGCTACGCTGGCAGTGTAACGAGCGCATCTCGGTTGTCGGCCGGTTCGCCCCGGACGTAGTGCCCGATCTGCGCGCGGTCCGGGAACTCACCCGGCGCGAGGACTACGACCGGTTGCGGACCAGTGCGCAGGCCCGCGACCAGTTGACCGACGCGGAACGCGAGCGGCTCCGGAGCGGTGCCGTCGAGGAAGAACTCGCGGAGCTGCGCGAGGAACGCGAGCAACTGGAAGACGCGCTGGAGACGTATCCGGACCGGTGA
- a CDS encoding winged helix-turn-helix domain-containing protein codes for MSETAHEEAYADGTPLVELFGDGARARMLSVFVDERTRDLSVSEIARQAGVARSTVYDHLDDFVELGVVEFTRETGPSKRYQFNADSEIADFLYKLDGTVLSKLLENRDDVDYDGTD; via the coding sequence ATGTCCGAGACAGCGCACGAAGAGGCCTACGCCGACGGAACCCCGCTCGTCGAACTGTTCGGCGACGGAGCCAGGGCGCGAATGCTCAGCGTCTTCGTCGACGAGCGCACGCGCGACCTGAGCGTCAGCGAGATAGCTCGCCAGGCCGGCGTCGCCCGGAGCACCGTCTACGACCACCTCGACGACTTCGTCGAACTCGGCGTCGTCGAGTTCACCAGAGAGACCGGTCCGAGCAAACGCTACCAGTTCAACGCCGATAGCGAGATCGCGGACTTCCTCTACAAACTCGACGGCACAGTATTATCGAAGCTGCTAGAGAACCGGGACGACGTCGACTACGACGGGACCGACTAG
- the hisI gene encoding phosphoribosyl-AMP cyclohydrolase, giving the protein MSDAAETTEPDLAFDEQELLPAVAQDADTGEVLMLAYVTEEALEHTRETGLAHYYSRSRDELWKKGGSSGHTQAIEEVRVDCDGDAILYLVDQDGGACHTGYESCFYRTVDGDVVGERVFDPDEVYE; this is encoded by the coding sequence ATGAGCGACGCCGCCGAGACCACCGAGCCAGACCTGGCCTTCGACGAGCAGGAGTTGCTGCCCGCGGTGGCACAGGACGCCGACACCGGCGAAGTGCTGATGCTCGCGTACGTCACCGAGGAGGCCCTCGAGCACACTCGCGAGACGGGGCTGGCCCACTACTACTCGCGCAGCCGCGACGAACTCTGGAAGAAGGGTGGCTCCAGCGGTCACACCCAGGCAATCGAGGAGGTTCGCGTCGACTGCGACGGCGACGCCATCCTCTACCTCGTCGACCAGGACGGCGGCGCCTGCCACACCGGCTACGAGTCCTGTTTCTACCGGACCGTCGACGGCGATGTGGTCGGCGAGCGCGTCTTCGACCCGGACGAGGTGTACGAGTAG
- a CDS encoding MATE family efflux transporter, translated as MSEDADRDLTSGSLWRPLLALSAPIVVTQLLQVLYNLVDTIWVGQLGTDAVSALSFSWPPVFVLISLGGGLTLAGSVLVAQNKGADKLDRVNEVAGQTLAFVTLFSLVLGVVGYFMAPTFLRLIGAEPGTDVFTYSVEYMRVIFVGVWFMFGFFVFQSLLRGWGDTKTPMYLMALSVAVNIVLDPIFIFGFQENPLFALVGLESLQAPLYAATGFTGYGVQGAAIATIISRSLATIPGVALLFTGHLGLSLSFSDLRLELETMKRIVEIGYPASIEQSSGALSYSAMTAIVAIVGPTAVASFGISSRINSLVFLLAVGLGMGVETAVGQNLGAERAQRARRVVFMAVGILVSVYLVLTLVAVAYAEPIVSVFIEGDDPRSGEVVNIGVRFLYIVAPTWGLMGVFHVIKGCFNGAGSTRAAMIFSVTAVWGLQVVPAYVLLAWFDMGTDGAWWAIALMHAGAALLVTAWFARDTWSDRVVDEDDLAPTPAD; from the coding sequence GTGAGCGAGGACGCGGACCGCGACCTGACCTCGGGGTCGCTGTGGCGCCCCCTGCTCGCCCTCTCTGCGCCCATCGTCGTCACGCAGCTCCTGCAGGTGCTGTACAACCTCGTCGACACCATCTGGGTCGGTCAACTGGGGACGGACGCGGTGAGCGCCCTCTCCTTTTCCTGGCCGCCCGTGTTCGTCCTCATCTCGCTGGGCGGCGGGCTGACGCTGGCCGGGAGCGTCCTGGTCGCCCAGAACAAGGGCGCCGACAAGCTGGACCGGGTAAACGAGGTCGCCGGCCAGACGCTGGCGTTCGTCACCCTGTTCTCGCTGGTCCTCGGCGTCGTCGGGTACTTCATGGCCCCGACGTTCCTGCGACTCATCGGCGCAGAGCCGGGCACCGACGTGTTCACCTACTCCGTCGAGTACATGCGCGTCATCTTCGTGGGCGTCTGGTTCATGTTCGGCTTCTTCGTCTTCCAGTCGCTGCTGCGCGGATGGGGCGACACGAAGACGCCGATGTATCTGATGGCACTCAGCGTCGCCGTCAACATCGTCCTCGACCCGATCTTCATCTTCGGGTTCCAGGAGAATCCGCTGTTCGCGCTGGTCGGCCTGGAGTCGCTGCAGGCGCCGCTGTACGCCGCCACCGGCTTCACCGGCTACGGCGTCCAGGGCGCGGCCATCGCGACCATCATCTCGCGCTCGCTCGCGACGATTCCGGGCGTCGCGCTCCTGTTCACCGGCCATCTGGGCCTCTCGCTGTCCTTCTCGGACCTTCGCCTGGAACTGGAGACGATGAAGCGGATCGTCGAGATCGGTTACCCCGCCAGCATCGAGCAGAGCTCCGGGGCGCTGTCCTACAGCGCCATGACGGCCATCGTCGCCATCGTCGGCCCGACCGCGGTCGCCTCCTTCGGCATCTCCTCGCGGATCAACTCGCTGGTCTTCCTGCTGGCGGTCGGCCTCGGGATGGGCGTCGAGACCGCCGTCGGCCAGAACCTCGGGGCCGAACGCGCCCAGCGCGCTCGCCGCGTCGTCTTCATGGCCGTCGGAATCCTCGTCTCCGTCTACCTCGTCCTGACGCTGGTCGCCGTCGCCTACGCCGAACCCATCGTCTCGGTGTTCATCGAGGGTGACGACCCCAGGTCCGGCGAGGTGGTCAACATCGGCGTCCGGTTCCTCTACATCGTCGCGCCGACGTGGGGGCTGATGGGCGTCTTCCACGTCATCAAGGGCTGTTTCAACGGCGCCGGCTCCACCCGCGCGGCGATGATCTTCTCGGTCACCGCCGTGTGGGGGCTGCAGGTCGTCCCCGCGTACGTCCTCCTCGCGTGGTTCGACATGGGCACCGACGGCGCCTGGTGGGCCATCGCCCTGATGCACGCCGGCGCGGCGCTGCTCGTGACCGCGTGGTTCGCCCGCGACACCTGGTCGGACCGGGTCGTCGACGAAGACGACCTGGCGCCGACGCCGGCCGACTGA
- the glmM gene encoding phosphoglucosamine mutase yields the protein MQVFGSSGVRGVANEELTPSYVLQIAQAAGTVWEADRAALARDTRTTGQLFANAAASGLASVGLDVDRLGELPTPGLQAYCAAEGVPGLMITASHNPPAYNGVKLVGPDGVELDRATLDSVEERLAAESWERVSWADVGAARHVDGVGESYVEGILDAVDREAIADADLTVVVDPGHGAGCHTSPDFFRELGCTVHTVNAQPDGHFPGRDPEPVAANLADLAEHVKATDADLGVAHDGDADRATFVDEDGAFVNGDAALAALVEAAVEPGDAVVSAVNASQRVADVVEAAGADLTLTAIGSTNIITRVRELQADGERVAVAGEGNGGVIYPDYRIARDGAYTAAKFCELVAERPASEIAGAFDGYANVREAVGYADETEETAMIGAIEETARDAVAELDTTDGYRLDYGDGWVLARPSGTEPVIRIYAEARTEKRAEELAAMFGDAVRRVQD from the coding sequence ATGCAAGTGTTCGGGTCGAGCGGCGTCCGGGGAGTCGCTAACGAGGAGCTGACGCCGTCGTACGTCCTCCAGATCGCGCAGGCGGCGGGGACGGTGTGGGAGGCCGACCGCGCCGCGCTCGCGCGCGACACCCGGACGACGGGACAGCTGTTCGCGAACGCGGCCGCCAGCGGCCTGGCCAGCGTCGGCCTCGACGTCGACCGGCTCGGCGAACTGCCGACGCCGGGGCTGCAGGCCTACTGCGCCGCGGAGGGGGTACCGGGACTGATGATCACCGCCTCGCACAACCCGCCGGCGTACAACGGCGTGAAGCTGGTCGGTCCGGACGGCGTCGAACTCGACCGGGCGACGCTCGACAGCGTGGAGGAGCGACTCGCGGCCGAGTCCTGGGAGCGGGTCTCCTGGGCCGACGTCGGCGCGGCCCGCCACGTCGACGGCGTCGGCGAGTCCTACGTCGAGGGGATCCTCGACGCCGTCGACCGCGAGGCCATCGCCGACGCCGACCTCACCGTCGTCGTCGACCCCGGCCACGGCGCTGGCTGTCACACCAGCCCCGACTTCTTCCGGGAGCTGGGCTGTACGGTCCACACCGTCAACGCCCAGCCCGACGGCCACTTCCCCGGCCGGGACCCGGAGCCCGTCGCCGCCAACCTCGCCGACCTGGCCGAACACGTGAAGGCGACCGACGCGGACCTGGGCGTCGCTCACGACGGCGACGCCGACCGGGCGACGTTCGTCGACGAGGACGGCGCGTTCGTCAACGGCGACGCCGCGCTGGCCGCGCTGGTCGAGGCCGCCGTCGAACCCGGCGACGCGGTCGTCTCGGCGGTCAACGCCTCCCAGCGCGTCGCCGACGTCGTCGAGGCGGCCGGCGCCGACCTCACGCTGACCGCCATCGGCAGTACGAACATCATCACCCGGGTCAGGGAGCTCCAGGCCGACGGCGAGCGCGTCGCCGTCGCCGGCGAGGGCAACGGTGGCGTCATCTACCCCGACTACCGCATCGCCCGGGACGGCGCCTACACCGCCGCGAAGTTCTGCGAACTGGTCGCCGAGCGGCCGGCCAGCGAGATCGCCGGCGCCTTCGACGGCTACGCCAACGTCCGCGAGGCCGTCGGCTACGCCGACGAGACCGAGGAGACGGCGATGATCGGGGCCATCGAGGAGACCGCCCGCGACGCCGTCGCCGAACTGGACACGACCGACGGCTATCGCCTGGACTACGGCGACGGCTGGGTGCTGGCTCGTCCCTCGGGGACCGAACCGGTGATCCGTATCTACGCCGAGGCCCGGACCGAGAAGCGGGCGGAAGAACTGGCGGCGATGTTCGGCGACGCGGTGCGGCGCGTGCAGGACTAG